The region TTCCGGCGATACTGGTCTCGCCGTGGATCGCGCGGGGGACGGTAATCAATGAGGTGTTTGAGCATGCCTCCATTCCGGCCACGGTGACTGATTACTTTATCGGGAAATACGACGAGAGATCAGACCGCGAAAAGGCGGCAAATATGTTTCTCGAATCGATCAGCCTGACGAAGATGCGAAGTGACAATGATTGTCCAGCCTTTGCACTCGACTAGAGAGGAGACTTCCGACAATGCTTATACGCGTGGCAGCGCCACCAAAGACAGCTTTCAACCAGGATCGCCCCATCTCGGACCTGATCCGGTCTCAGGTGGAGCATCTGAAGCACGTAGAAGAACGGTTGAGTCGGAAACAGCGTCGCACGATTCCAAAAGGAGAGGTCAAGACTGAAGCCGAGGCAGCCGGATACATCGCGGCGATGACGGCTGTGCTGCAAAGCGGAGTGTGGGCCGGGCAGGTGGAGAAGATCGGTCCCAAAGTGGAGAGCATCCGGAAGCCTTTAAAGAAAGCGGCGAAGAAGAGTGGGAAGAAGGAGGCAACATCAAGCCGCATGCTGGCTCTGGCCGCCAGTGCCAATAAGAAAACGAGCGCTACACAAATAAAAAAGACAGCCAGCCGAACGAAGAAGACGGCGACTGGCCTAACCACAAAGAAGGCCGCTAAAAAGACTGAGCCATCGCGCAGCAGAAAGAAGAGATGATGCGATTCTCCCTTCTTTTTTCTATCGTTTTCCTCTCCGTAAGCGCCTTTGCTCAAGACGAGAGCAGGCTTGCACGTGATTTTCGTGTGGAAGGCGAGGCCCTGAAGAAGTGCGGTCAGTTCAGCTTGGGCAGCATGATGGACTGCGGACAGACCCTGGTGATGGGACAGCCCGTTCACATCGCCGTTGGAAATCTTGCACCGCAAAATGGATTCGGTGCAGGATTGGCATTTGTGGAGCACGCAAACCTGAAGAACGGATGGCGACTGAACTGGAACGCTGACGGTGTCGCAACGCCGAACGGATCATGGCGAGTCGGAGGCTTTATGAAGAGCTATCGTCTCGCTGGCGGTCTTCCACGACCAGTCTATCCAGGACAAGGGTCCGTCAAGGTCCCCAGAGGTCCGCTTTTCGGCTCTGCTCCGGTGCTGAATTTGTACAGCGATACAACATCTCTCAACCGCGTGGACTTTTATGGCCTGGGCCCAAACACCCCACAAGCCAGCCAGACGACGTTCGGGTTCCGCGAGAATATCACCGGAGTAAGCACGACGGTTCCACTGAACGGGTTTCTTCCGCAATTGCACCTTGCGCTGGCCGGGGAGCTGAACGGCAGGTTCCCTTCGGTCCGCAGCGGAAGCGAGAAATCGATTCTTTCGATCGAGCAGCGGTTCACAGAAGCTGATGCGCCGGGGCTGACAAGTCAATCTGTTTACTTTCAGCCGATGGAGGGAATACAGATACAACCTGCGTTATTCGCGGATACTCTTCGGCTGAACTATCGGGTTCAGTTCCAGCAGTTTGTCTCGGCGGGAGATTCGGCATATTCGTTCCGGCGGTGGAAGGGCGACTTCAGTCACGAGATCCCGCTTTATCGGTTGTTCTACGGCAGCCTGGGGAAAGCATACAGCAGAGGACGCGATACCGGTCCGAGCTCGCACAACGGTCCTGATGATTGTTCAGTCTCAAATCCCACTAGCTCTGCACTTCCCTGTCCCCGGGTATCGACCACGCAGAATCTGGAGGGAGCGATCACACTTCGCTTCTTCTTGTCGGAGTCGGTCGCGGGAGCCGGCAGCAGGGTTCCCTTCTACTTCGATCCGACGATCGGAGGCTCGGACATCAATAGCGACTCCATGCTCTCCAGCTATCCGGACTATCGCTTCCGCGGACCAAACATGATGCTGATGCGCGGAAAGATCGAGCATTCCATCGGCAAGCTTCCGATCGGAGCGATGTTCTCGGTCGATGAGGCAAAGATTGCGATGCGACGGGACGATATCTCGTTCGATCATCTGAAGCAGTCGTTTGCTGCTGGCCTGACCGTCCGCGCAGGAGGCCTGCCGGTTTTCTATCTGCTGTTCGCGTGGGGGGGGCCCGAGGGTCACCATACGATTGCGAATCTCAGCCCAACACTGCTGGGAGGGTCATCCCGGCCATCGCTTTTCTAGCTATTTTTTGAAGACGAGATACCCCCAGCGCTCCGGCACGTGCATATTGACAACTCCCTGGGGAGACCATACCCAGTTGTCTTCTTTGGGATTGCCCGGCTTCCACTCCACCCGGCTAAAGTTAATGCGCCAGGTGGTGCCCTCGTGCGGCTGGGGGACAGACTGCCGGGAGGCAAAGGCGGTCCAGGGGATGGCAATCTCCAGCGTCCAGCCTGGGTCGGTATCGGTGGAGTTATTCAGAGTTCCATGAAGGGCGACGGCTGTCTTCAGGCCGTCGAGTTCGAAGCTGTTGTCGGCGTGACCGCCGTAGCGGTAAGGCTTGTCCAAATAAAGGTCCCAGCCGGTATTGAGAGCATTCATCTCGAACTCGAAGTAGCCGTCCTGCTCCGGCAACGGCTTGAGGAAGACCTCGAAGTCGTTGTCATGGAAGATCACGGCATCATGTCGGGTGATCGTCGCCTTGATATCGGGCTCCTGCAGCTCGGCGGCGATATAGAGGTAGTGGTCGTCCCAAAGCATCTTTGCGCGGGTGCGGAAACGGGGCTTCGGTTTGACGACTCCCTCAATATCGACAAAGTCATCGGTCCATTTGGCGTGCTTCCATTCGCGCTTATTCAGGGTTCCGTCGATCACGGCAGGCTCCGTGGCACGGTGAACTTGATAGGCCTTCGGCTTTCCAGCGGGCGGTGCCAGTGGAGCAGGAGCTTTGTGCTGCGCCAGGGCTTCCTGACTGAGAATAGTCGGGGCCAGGAGAACAAGAACGCCGCAGCGGAGAATACCTGAAAGAGGCACGATGACTCCTTGAAGAGAATTCTTTGGCATCAACTCCGAACGCCAAGAGGAACTCACACCTTTATATCCTGCGGTTTGATACATGACGAAGCAGATTGATTGGAATGACTGTCCACACGAATGCAGGAGCGCTAAAATGCTTGCGAATGACAAGTGCAAAGACGAGGTTGCGTGTATCTCAAGCACCACGGTGGTGGAGCTGCCGGCCAAAACTTCGCTGCCTCCGGAGCCTCATGCTATGGACCGCTGGCGGATTCGTGTTGGTTGCGAGCCTTGCTCCGTTGCACGCGCAGGACAGTCAGTTAACCCACGCCGCGCAACTGATGCAAGCAGGCGATTATGCTGGCGCGGAACAGGTCTGGAGGCAACTGGCGAAATCTCATCCTACAAACGCCGTCGTTCACGCCAACCTTGGAGTGGTTCTGGCACAGCAAAATAAATTACCTGCTGCAGTCGCCGAGTACCGCAGATCGCTACAGCTTAAGCCGTATCAACCGGAGGTCCAGTCGAACCTCGGAATTGCGGAGTTCAAGCAAGGGCATTTCGAGAACGCGATCAGCGTTCTGAAACAGGTCGCCAGGCAAAATCCTGGGGATCAGCGGAGTGCGATTCTGATCGGGATGAGCTACTACGGGCTGCGTCAATATCAACGCGCCGCCGAGTTCCTGAGGCCGGCCGTGCAACGCGACCCCTCCAACCTGGAACTGAAAAACGTGCTGGCACAAAGCTGCCTGTGGAGCAGGCAGTATGACTGCGCGATGGCACAGTTCAAAGACATGCTGGCAATCAATCCGGAGTCGGCACAGGCCCATATGTTGATGGCAGAGGCGCTGGATGGGATGGGGAAGACAGATGAGGCAATTGAGGAGCTGGCGGAGACGGCGCGCACCTCTCCGCAGGAGCCGGTACTGCACTTCGAACTGGGGTATCTGTATTACAAGCAGGGAGAGTATGACAAGGCTTCTCCGGAGCTGAAGGCCGAGGTTGCGAATAACCCGGGATATGCGCAGGCATATCTTTACCTGGGGGACATTGCACTCCACAACAACGATAATGAAGTCGCGCAGCAGTATCTGAACAAGACTCTTGAGCTACAACCGGCAAGCCGCCTGGCTCACTTCGACATCGGTTGCGTGTATATGAACCAAGGAAAGAATCAGGAGGCGATTGAGGCATTCCGTCGTGCAATTGAGCTGGACCCTTCGCAACCGGATGCGCATTACAGGCTGGCTCGCGTTTACTCTGCCGTGGGACAAAAGCAGAAAGCCGCGGAAGAACTGACGAAGACAAAACAGCTTCACCAGAAGACCGATGACAGCCTGATCGAAAAGATCTCCGGAGGCAGTGCAAGGCAGCAGTAGCAGAATGTCGCACGACCAGCAGGCGGGAGACGATGAAGAACAATAAGGCCTCAACAATATCCCGTCGCAGCTTTCTTTGGATGGGCGCTGCGTCCACCATCAGCCTGGCGCAAGGCGTGGCTACCAGAAACGTGAAGCCGGTTCCCCGCGGCAAGCCATCGGGGATTCCATTTGACGCCCGATTTACCGATGTCGCGGCTCAGGCCGGACTTACTCTCCCCGTTATATACGGAGGGCTGGAGCACAAGAATTACATCCTGGAGACGGTGGGATGTGGGGTCGCGTTTTTTGATTATGACAATGACGGCTGGCTTGACGTATTTGTCCTTTCCGGAAAGCGGCTGTCAGATGGCGCATCGGATTCGGGCAATCGGCTGTACAAAAATAATCGCGATGGGACGTTTACAGATGTCACCGAAAAGGCAGGCCTGACCCATCATGGATGGGCCAGCGGGGTGACTGTCGGCGACTACAACAACGATGGCTTCGAGGATATCTTTGTCACCTGTTACGGGCAGAACATTCTTTACCACAACAATGGCGACGGCACCTTTACGGATGTAACTGCGAAGGCAGGCCTTCTGTACGGAGGTGCGCCCAGGTGGGGTTCGGGATGCACATTCGTCGACTACGACCGGGATGGACACCTGGATCTGTTCGTCTCCAACTATGTTGATCTGCATATGGATCGGATTCCAAAGCCCGGCGCCAATCCATACTGCAACTTCAAGGGAGTGGCTGTTAACTGCGGACCGCGAGGGCTTCCCATGCCGCGAAACTATCTCTATCGCAATCAGGGAGACGGCACCTTTCGCGATGTGACGCAGGAGATGGGGGTTGCAAAAGCGCAGCGCACCTATTCGATGACTGCTGTCGCTGCGGACCTGGACGAGGATGGCTGGACGGACATTTACGTCGCCTCCGACTCCACTCCGAGCCTGCTTCTGCTCAATCGACATCGGCTTCCATTCAGCGAAGAGGGAGCAGAACGAGGTGTTGCCTTCAGCGCCGATGGAGCCGAGCAAGCAGGGATGGGCGTTGCTATTGGCGACTATAACCTGGACGGTCACCTCGACATCTTCAAGACGCACTTCTCCGACGACACCAACGTGCTTTACAGGAACGACGGCAAGGGGGAGTTTACCGATGTCACGCTTGCGAGCGGGTTCGGTGTAGAGACACGTTACACATGCTGGGGCACGGGATTTGCCGACTTCGATAACAATGGATGGCCCGACCTTGCAGTAGTCACGGGTTCTGTCTACCCAGAGGTAGAAAGGGCACTCCCGAACTACCCACTCAAGACTCCACGGTTCATCTTTAGGAATCTTGGCAATGGGAAGTTCGAGGAGCTGATCGATGAAGCTGGCCCTGGAATAGCGGCATCACACTGCAGCCGGGGATGCGCGTTTGGCGACTTCGACAATGATGGCGATGTCGATATGATTGTCGTAAATCTGAACGAGCCACCATCGCTGTTGCGAAACGATCTAAAGAACAATCTGAGATGGCTGAAGGTCCTTCTGATAGGGACAACGTCCAATCGGAGCGCCATCGGCTCACGGGTGATAGCGAAATATGGCGGCAAGACGCAGGCTCAGGCCGTGCTAGGGCAATCCAGTTTTTACTCCGTCAATGACCGGCGGCTGCACTTTGGAGTAGGTGAAAACACTCACGCAGACCTGGAAGTCCATTGGACCAATGGTCTGGTCGAACGATTCACCGGCATTGAGACGAACCAGTTAGTGACGATTACCGAGGGAAAAGGCATCGAGACGTCGGCGCTCGGTTCAACGGCAAAATAAATCAGGGATGCCGTCGACGACACGGCATCCCCGATTCAGTGGATTTGGGTTAGAAGGAGAATTTAGCTCCCAACTGAAGCGTTCTCGGATCATAGGTCGAGGTGACCTGTCCGAAGTTCGCGTCGTTGGATGCGGAATCAATTCCATTGAATTGTGTGTGATTGAAGGTGTTGAAGGTCTCCAACCTCAATTGGAGTCTTACAGACTCGGTGAATGCAAACGACTTGAACAGCGCCATGTTGAAGTTGAAGAGCCCGGGCAGTCGGACTGCATCCTTGCCGGCATTCCCGAATCCCTGATTCGGGCCGCCGTTCCATGGAGCAGTCGGGTCGGCAAAGGCGCTCTTATCGAACCACGCCAGTCTGGTCTTGGGATACCGGACTCTCGAGACCTGGTTCGGCCGGTTCGTTGTGCCGCCTCCAAGACCAAGCGTGTCCACACCGGTGTAGCGGAGCGGTTGCGGCGCTCCAGCCTGCGCAACGGTGATTCCCGACAGCTCCCAGCCTCCCAGAACGGCTTTCTTAAAACCGTTGCTGCTGTCACGGAAGAACGGGAGTTGGTAGATGTAATTTGCTGTGAAGATATGACGGCGATCAAACGTTCCTGAGCCGCGGTCATATTCCCGGTTGAACGGATTGGAAAGAGCGCCGAGATCATTGGCAACGATATCGATCTCATGCGAGTAGGTGTAGGCGAGCTGGAAGGTCACCCCATGCCGGTTCTCCATCCGCATACCCGCCTGAAGTGAGTGATAGCTGAAGTTGCTCTGGTTCTCTTGTTGATTGATGGAGCTGAATCCTGGATAGATCCGATAGAGATTTGGATTGAGGCTGCCCGCCGCAACTCCCTGGCGTAGATCGTAGGGGTTCGATGGATTATTAGGATTCGTCAGAGGGAGAGTATTGATAGCACGATCATTGCTCTGGCTCCAGCCCAGGGAGCCAACGTACTGTACAACGGCAATCACTGCAGGAGCGAGTTGACGTTGAACTCCCAGACTGAACTGAGCAGTCCCTGGTGGAGTGTAATCGTACTGCAGCGTAGTCATCGTGGATGGAAATGCTTGTGTGGTGGTAGCACCGGTCAGAGCGCTTTGTTGCGGGTTCGAGAAGTACACGTTGTTTGCTGAAGGCTGATAGGCGAACGGCGGGTTGAGAGCGGCGTTATAAACGTCATTCCCCTGCACACGCTCAAAGAACATACCGAAGCCGCCGCGAACCACGGTGCTTCCTGAACCAGGAAGAGTGTAAGCAAACCCAATACGTGGTTGGAAAGTGTGGTACTGATTTTGCACATTCCCCCGTGGGAATCCATTAACGCCTGCTTCACGCATTCCATTGAGGTAGAACGGGCGTCCCTGGAATGCCGTCAGAGAAGAAGGGTTGAGAGTTCCGTCGGGGTTCAATGGATATGGCAAGGTTCGATCGTATAGATTCGGGACGAAATTCGCGAACTGATCGTAGCGCTCGAAGGCATGCGGCATTCCGTCGAACCGTAGTCCCAGGTTGAGAGTGAGGCGAGGAACAATGCGCCAATTATCGTTCACATAGAAACTATAGTTGTTGTTTACCCAGTGTTTGCCTGCCAGGTATTCCAGCTGGGTAAAGCTGGCCGCATCGCCTAAGAGGAAGTTGATATACGAGTCTTTCGAGAATGAGCTGTTGTTGAAGACCGCCGTTCCCTGGGTATTCGCCTGCAATTGCTGGTTCTTGACAGCATGCAGCCACGAGAAGCCGAACTTGAACTGGTGCAGGCCTTTGTTCCATGAGAGGTCGTCACGAACCTCATACCCCATGTAAGAGTTCTTCCAGGGGAAGTAGCTCGAGCTCCAGTTGGTGTTGTACGGTCCACCCAGCTGAATCTCGGGCATGCGGTTGCCGAAGTTGTTTGCTCCGGGGAAGAAGCTGGTTGCCGTCCAGCCCTGTGGCTTTGCCGATACGCCAACAGGATCGAGATGAATGGTGTTGCCGCTGAAGAGAAATGCGGTCTCATTTAGCAGGTTAGGCGACAGAGTCTGAGTCAGCTTGATCGTCGACGACCATGATGGATTCTTCATTGCCGTTCCTACCGTAGGGTAGGAGCTGTTGCCCCAGAGTGGAGGATAGTAGGTCTGATCCACACCGTCGTGAAGGTAATGTCCCATCAACTGCAGCTTCGTGTTGATGGCGTGATCGATACGAACGACGTCCTCTCGCACATTCGTCGGCTGAGGAATCGATGAGATGTACTGACTTGCGCCGAAGTTCGGCTTCGGGAAGGTACCCGCATTCAACTCCAGTACTGCATTCTGATCAATCAATTCCCGGGGAATGACGTTATTGGGGAAAGGCTGTCCGGGGGTCAAACCTCTCCCGGCATAGATCGCGAGCTTTGCAGGATCACTGGTAACGGGCACAACCGGAACAGTTCCGTTGGACGGCACCTGATAGGTAAGATCCTGTCCGGGCTGAGCGAAGTTATTCGATGCGATGGTGTTTACAGTTGACGGGGCGCTTCCCTGCACCAGCTTTCTCCATTCTTCATTGACAAAGAAGAAGGTGCGATTGCGCGCATTATTGTAGATGTGCGGAATCCAGAGCGGGCCACCGATGTTGCCGCCAAAGTTATTCAAGCGAAACTTTGGCCTGGGCTGGCCGGCAAGATTGGTGAAGTAGTGGTTGGCATCGTATGCCTCGTTCCGGTTGAACTCCCAGAGACCTCCATGGAATTTGCTGGTTCCGGAGCGAAGCACCATCAGAATCGTTCCGCCGGACCCGAGTCCGTAGTCGGGGCTGTAATTGCTGTCGAGTGTCTGAAACTGTGCGAGTGCGTCGACTGAAGGGAGTGAGCTGAAGCAGCCACCGCAGCCGCGATCATTCAGCTCGCCGCCATCCAGCAGGTAGACGTTGTGCGAGGTTCTTGTTCCGTTGAAGCTGATCCCGTTTGCCGAAGTGAGCGCGTTCACGCCCCCGAACGCAGGCAGGTTATTGGAGACGCCCATGCCGAGCGCCGCCAGGGAGACGACGTTGCGACCGTTCGTCGCCAACTGCGTCACCTGCTCACCGCTGATCAGGTTACTGACCTCGCTGGTCTCGGACTGCAGTTGCAGTGCGTTGGCCTCGACCGTGATGGTCTGGGTTTCGCTGCCGACCGTCAGCTCGAAGTCCTGCTTGACGGTCTGAGCTGTGTTCACGACGATGTCGGTTTTGGTGTACTTCTGAAATCCCGGGGCTGTTACGTCCAGTTTGAATCGTCCGATGCCGACGTTGGCAAAGAGGTAGATACCAGCGTTATTGGAGACCGCCTTCCTGGTCTGACCGGTTGCAGGATTCGTAAGCGTGAGATCGGCATTGGCGATGACGGCTCCAGAAGAGTCCATTACGGTTCCGGTAATGGTTGCATTCTCCTGGCCCCAGCTGGATGGCGCAAACAGCACCATACTTAAAACAACGAGCAAGAAACTTAGATTTCGGCGCACGGTGTGACCCTCCAAAAACATCCTGCAGTCTTACAGCGAGCAATCTGTCCTTCCAGTCAATGCATGGGGAAAATGCGATTTTCTGGAAAACGTTTTCTATTGACCTGAGATAAATCCTGCAAACAAAGTGTTTCGAGCGAATTTACCCTGTGAGCTTTATTTCACGTCTTGTAAAAATCATGCGGTCTTCGCCGCAGGGGGAGCCTGATTCCTTGAAGCGGTCGCAGCTTAAATAAACGCCCTCGGATTTGTCAAGCTAATTTATGGGCGATATTTATACGATTTTGTTTCCAGAACAGACAGTTTTGCCCTCCTCTTCCCCGCCTCACGGCTAAGGGGCTTTGACAGGACACGGCATGCCGAAAGAAGTCGGTAAATCCCGCTCAAACCGCTGCAGAAGTCCGATCGATTGCAATGAATGGGGTTGACGCTCGCAAAAAGGAGCGACTACCGTAATGCTTCAGAAACTGTAATAACGTTTACTCAAATAAAAACCACATGTGGGAACCGGGAGGGACAGCACATTGAAATTGCGTTTACCGATCGTGCGGGAGGGCGCTCGACGCTATCGACTTCATTATGCGGCAACGAGCCTTGGGCTACTGTTGCTATCCAATGCCGCATATGCGCAGTCAGGCCAGACAGCAGCCATCTCTATCAAACTGGACAGCCCCGCTCACAAAGTAAGCCCGATGCTATACGGCCTGATGACAGAAGAGATTAACTTTTCTTACGATGGCGGCCTGTATGCGGAGATGGTTCGAAACCGAACCTTTGGTGGACGCCGGCATTCGCAGCCAGCCCACTGGTTTGTCGTTGAGCACGGAAACAGCAGCGGAAAGATGGAGATCGACGATTCCAACGGTCCAAGCGAAGCGCTCCAGAACAGCCTGTTGATCGACGTGGCCAAGGCAGATGCACAAAACCCCTTGGGCGTTTACAACGAAGGCTACTGGGGAATGGCGGTTCACCCGAACACAACCTACAAAGCCTCGTTTTATGCGAAGACTGACCAGGCTGATGAAGGACCGATCAACCTGTCCCTGATCAACAATGACAGCGGAAAGGTCGTCGCGTCTGCAGCCAGTGGAGCGATCTCCGGCCAGTGGAAGAGATACGAGGTCCTGCTGAAGACAGGGCAGGTAGAACCCAGTTCCAAGAATCACCTGCAGTTGACGGTATCTCATCCGGGCAAGGTATGGATCAGTCTGGTCTCTCTCTTTCCGCCGACATACAAGGACCGCGATAACGGGAACCGGCCGGACCTGATGGAAAAGATGAAGGCCATGAATCCGAAGTTTCTTCGTCTTCCCGGTGGAAACTACCTGGAGGGAGATGAGATTCAGGATCGCTTCGACTGGAAGACGACCATTGGCCCGCTGGTAGATCGTCCGACTCATCCTAGTCCGTGGCGCTATCAGTCTTCGGATGGCATGGGTCTTCTGGAATTTCTGGAGTGGACCGAAGACCTGGACATTGAGCCTGTGCTCGCGGTCTACGCCGGATATTCCCTAAAAGGGGCGCATGTGAATGCCGGTCCTGCTCTCACACCTTATGTTCAGGATGCACTCGACGAGATCGAATTTGCCACTGGCGGTACCGATACTCCGTGGGGAAAGAAGCGCGCCCAACTAGGCCATCCAAAACCATTTCCATTGCACTACGTCGAGATCGGAAACGAGGACTGGTTTGACCGTTCGGGCAGCTACGAGTCGCGTTTCGCCCAATTCGATAAGGCCATCAAAGCCCGTTATCCCAATCTCAAAACCATCGCCACCATGCCGTTGAAGCGAATCAAGCCGGATGTTCAGGATGATCACTATTATCTGCGTGCAGTCGAGAGCTACGAACACGCCAGCAAGTACGACACAGCAGACAGGAATGGACCGAAGATCTTTGTAGGCGAGTGGGCCACTCGGGAAGGTTCTCCGACGCCAAATCTCAACTCAGCTCTGGGCGATGCAGCCCTGATGACCGGCTTCGAACGTAATAGCGATCTGATTGTGATGGCTTCGTATGCTCCCATGTTCGTGAACGTCAATCCTGGAGGCATGCAGTGGGAGAGCGATCTGATTGGCTATGATGCCATGTCCAGCTATGGGTCGCCGTCGTACTACGCTCAGGTGCTGTTCGCAAAATATCTGGGAGACACGGTTCCAACCTCGTCAGCCGATCACCTTTCACAGCGATTCTTCTACTCCGCGACTACATCAGGTGCGCAGAAGAAGCTGTATCTGAAGCTGGTGAATGGCAACTCTGTGCCTCAAACGGTTACGCTTCATCTGGAAGGCAAGAGAGTGCAGCCTACGGGGATTGTAGAGACGCTTGGAGGAAATAACCCGGCTGAGACAAACTCTATCACTGAGCAGAAGAGGATCGTGCCGGTGAGATCGGAGCTTACAGGCATCAAGGAGACGTTCGAGCACACGGTTCCTGCATACTCGATCCAGATCCTGGAACTTTCGACTGACTGAGCTTTACTTCTTTGATCTCGCAGGCCTTCTTTTAGACAGGCCTGCGAGGCTACCCTTTGGGATCGAGGTGGACTGGCGAACAACGAGCCGCGTCGTTACTGCCTCATAGGCTGCCTTCCGGCTGTCCTCCTCTTTCAGACTTGCAATCAAAGTTCTGACAGCATTGGTTGCAATCTCACGCCCGGACATTCTGACCGTTGTAAGCGGCGGAAGCACATACCTCGCGATGCCGATATCGTCAAACCCAATCAGGGAAACATCACCCGGAATCTTCATTCCCAGCCGCGAAACAGCGTGCATCGCACCAATTGCGGTCATGTCGTTCGAACAGACGATTGCGGTTGGCGGTCCGGGAAGCTTCAGCAGGTGCTCGGCTCCTTTCGATCCGCCCTCCATCGTATAGTCCCCCACATAGACATACTCATCTGGCAGATCGAGGCCGATGGAGGTCACAGCAGATCGGAAGGCCTGTTCACGCGCCTGCGCAGAATGTAAGCCCGTCGGTCCTGCGATGAAACCTATACTTCTGTGCCCCAGCACAGCGAGATGCTGCACAGCTTCGTGGATTCCGTGGTCATAGTCGATGTGGATGGCGGAGAAGCCCTTTTTCTCAGGAGCAACATCGATAAAGACCATGGGAATCTTCTTCAGCGCAAACCGCTCCAGCAGCGGCTCTTCTATCCCGAAGGTCATCACGGCAACGCCATCCACCTTTCGTTCCAGCATGCGCTGGACGCAGGCTTCCATGCGACGCAGGTCATAGCCCGTTGAACCGATCAGAGTCTCATATCCCGCGGCTACGGCCTCCTCTTCGAATCCCTGGATAAGCTCCGGGAAGAAGGGATTCGTAATGTCGGAGATGATGACGCCCAGCAATCGGCTGCGGCCGCTGACAAGAGCGCGCGCCTGGTTATTCGGGATGTAACCGAGCTTTGAGATCGCCTCCCAGACACGTTTGCTCAGAGCTGGATCGACATTGGCGATATTGTTGATGACGCGCGACACAGTTGCAACAGACACTTTCGCGCTGGCGGCAACAGTACGGATGTCGATGCGCCGCTCCACATGCCTGCTGGCAGATTTCGTGCTTTCCTTATTTGCGGAAGGTCCCGCTTTCCTTCTGCTCATCTGTCCTTTCCATGCGCCCTATCGAAATGATGTACCTAAACCCAGCAGTTCAGGGCAATAATTTCCACGTCTCGCCTCAATTATCAATAATTTTCGTCAAACGCGTCTTTGTATGCTGATTTGAGACGGACGAATTCTGTCATAAAGGACAAGCTGCACAGAACTGTTATTTTCCCAACAGGAGACCCAGTCAACAAAATGCGTGCATCCACTTGGAAGATCGGGATCACCGCCGGATTAGGCGGATTGCTGTTCGGCTTCGATACTGCCGTCATCGCTGGCACTACAGACGCAATCACACAACTGTTTCACCTCACTCCGGCCCAACTTGGCATCACGGTAACGAGCGCGCTGCTGGGCACCATTCCCGGCGCTGCCTTTGCCGGGATTCCGAGTGACCGCTTCGGACGCCGCACCTGCCTTAAGATGCTGGGACTGATCTATATCGTCTCGGCGCTGGGATGCGCGTTGGCCTGGGACTGGCCCTCTTTCCTCGTCTTCCGCACCATTGGCGGAATCGGAATCGGAGGCTGTTCGGTGGTTGCACCGATGTACATCGCCGAGGTATCGCCTGCAGAACACCGGGGCCGCATGGTGGGGATGTTCCAGATCAACGTCGTGCTGGGCATCCTGGTCGCCTACGTCTCCAATTTCATCATCTC is a window of Edaphobacter sp. 12200R-103 DNA encoding:
- a CDS encoding tetratricopeptide repeat protein, with translation MLWTAGGFVLVASLAPLHAQDSQLTHAAQLMQAGDYAGAEQVWRQLAKSHPTNAVVHANLGVVLAQQNKLPAAVAEYRRSLQLKPYQPEVQSNLGIAEFKQGHFENAISVLKQVARQNPGDQRSAILIGMSYYGLRQYQRAAEFLRPAVQRDPSNLELKNVLAQSCLWSRQYDCAMAQFKDMLAINPESAQAHMLMAEALDGMGKTDEAIEELAETARTSPQEPVLHFELGYLYYKQGEYDKASPELKAEVANNPGYAQAYLYLGDIALHNNDNEVAQQYLNKTLELQPASRLAHFDIGCVYMNQGKNQEAIEAFRRAIELDPSQPDAHYRLARVYSAVGQKQKAAEELTKTKQLHQKTDDSLIEKISGGSARQQ
- a CDS encoding carbohydrate-binding family 9-like protein, which gives rise to MPKNSLQGVIVPLSGILRCGVLVLLAPTILSQEALAQHKAPAPLAPPAGKPKAYQVHRATEPAVIDGTLNKREWKHAKWTDDFVDIEGVVKPKPRFRTRAKMLWDDHYLYIAAELQEPDIKATITRHDAVIFHDNDFEVFLKPLPEQDGYFEFEMNALNTGWDLYLDKPYRYGGHADNSFELDGLKTAVALHGTLNNSTDTDPGWTLEIAIPWTAFASRQSVPQPHEGTTWRINFSRVEWKPGNPKEDNWVWSPQGVVNMHVPERWGYLVFKK
- a CDS encoding CRTAC1 family protein — encoded protein: MKNNKASTISRRSFLWMGAASTISLAQGVATRNVKPVPRGKPSGIPFDARFTDVAAQAGLTLPVIYGGLEHKNYILETVGCGVAFFDYDNDGWLDVFVLSGKRLSDGASDSGNRLYKNNRDGTFTDVTEKAGLTHHGWASGVTVGDYNNDGFEDIFVTCYGQNILYHNNGDGTFTDVTAKAGLLYGGAPRWGSGCTFVDYDRDGHLDLFVSNYVDLHMDRIPKPGANPYCNFKGVAVNCGPRGLPMPRNYLYRNQGDGTFRDVTQEMGVAKAQRTYSMTAVAADLDEDGWTDIYVASDSTPSLLLLNRHRLPFSEEGAERGVAFSADGAEQAGMGVAIGDYNLDGHLDIFKTHFSDDTNVLYRNDGKGEFTDVTLASGFGVETRYTCWGTGFADFDNNGWPDLAVVTGSVYPEVERALPNYPLKTPRFIFRNLGNGKFEELIDEAGPGIAASHCSRGCAFGDFDNDGDVDMIVVNLNEPPSLLRNDLKNNLRWLKVLLIGTTSNRSAIGSRVIAKYGGKTQAQAVLGQSSFYSVNDRRLHFGVGENTHADLEVHWTNGLVERFTGIETNQLVTITEGKGIETSALGSTAK